One window from the genome of Salvia splendens isolate huo1 chromosome 9, SspV2, whole genome shotgun sequence encodes:
- the LOC121747426 gene encoding reticulon-like protein B9 — MPIYSSDSDDAQSPSIPRRLFGREKPLHSLFGGGRAADILLWREKNLSAAILIGSTVIWSLFEVGEYNFITLLCYIFMTTMLILFIWSSGAGIIEWNPPRPITIPESTFRWLFAEINRFLYKFYYISCGQDLKTFFVTIAILWIISGIGNYFSSLNLLYLGFVCVMTLPALYERYQDEVDYLAGRGSRDVKKMYRKIDRRFLNKIPRGPVKDKKKY; from the exons ATGCCAATTTACTCCTCAGATTCAGATGATGCACAGTCGCCTTCAATCCCAAGAAGATTGTTTGGAAGAGAAAAGCCATTGCATTCCCTTTTCGGAGGAGGGAGAG CTGCTGACATATTGCTATGGAGAGAGAAGAATTTATCAGCAGCAATATTAATTGGATCGACAGTGATTTGGTCTTTATTTGAAGTTGGAGAATACAACTTCATCACTCTTCTTTGCTATATTTTCATGACTACTATGTTAATTTTGTTCATATGGTCTTCGGGTGCAGGCATAATTGAAtg GAATCCTCCTCGGCCAATTACGATCCCCGAATCCACATTTCGATGGCTGTTTGCAGAAATCAATAGATTTTTATACaaattttattacatttcttgtGGGCAAGATTTGAAGACTTTCTTTGtg ACGATCGCAATTCTGTGGATAATATCGGGGATAGGAAACTACTTCAGCTCCTTGAACCTGTTATACCTTG GATTTGTTTGCGTGATGACTTTACCGGCACTGTACGAACGGTATCAAGATGAGGTGGATTATTTGGCGGGAAGAGGAAGCAGGGATGTCAAGAAAATGTATAGGAAAATTGATCGTAGATTTCTTAACAAGATTCCAAGAGGCCCAGTCAAGGATAAGAAGAAATAttga